Within Capra hircus breed San Clemente chromosome 7, ASM170441v1, whole genome shotgun sequence, the genomic segment GAATTTAGTAAACCAACAAGAGGattaatgaatatttaatttCCTATATGCAAAAAACAAAGTTGCAAAATATATTGGAAGATCCCATTTATAATAGTAACAGCAAAGATACACTATCTGGTTAAATTAACACCCTTAATATATAAAAAGCTCCtaaaagccaaaaagaaaaaagatttgtaggaaataaacaggaaaacaaatacaaatggTTTCTGAATTTTTTCACTCACCAGATTAGGCAAGATTTAAAACTATTAGGCAAGATTTAAAAGTACAAGTACAGGAAACTGTGATGCCATTGAGGTTGCAAGGGTTGTGGGAAAACCAGCTGATCAGAGCATGATTGGCACAAGCTCCTCGACAGCTgatgctgttcagtcgctaaattgtgttaggttctttgcgaccctatggacttaagcacgccaggctcctctgtcctccactatctaccagagtttgttcaaagttatgtccattgaatcggtgatgctatgtaaccatctcatcctctgccaccctcttttgccttcaaactttcccagcttcagagtcttttccaagtcaGTTCAATCTTTTTGACAGtatctttccaaattaaaatACACAGGTCTCTCCCCCGTGGATTCTGGGAAgtttcacttctaggaatttatcctacatAATCCTGCATAATTGGCCAAAGAAATGTGCCCTTGACTCTTTTTTCTATAGTATTGTCCGTAGTGAGGAAGATTTGTCATTGACTTAGAATCTCTCCAAAAGGAGATATAATTAACTGTGGCCTCTGGGAGTAAGGGTGGGTAAGAAATTCACTCTGCGCTACGCTTCTTTTCTATGTGAATTCTCTAAACATGCCTCCAGTGCTTATTTaaagaactattttaaaaatataaccgcTGAGTAAATAGATAAGTCGGTggggttgttcagtcgctaagtagggtcggtctctttgcgaccccatggattgcatcacgccaggctcccctgtcctccactgtctcccggagtttgctcagacttctgtccattgagtcggtgatgctgtctaaccatctcatcctctaccgaaAGTTCTCCAAATAAACTGAGGGTCAGAAAGGGTGAGTTATCGGCCCCAAACGCAGCAGCTAGCTGTCTCCCGTCAGTCTCACCGCCAGGGTGTGGGTCCACTTCCGGGTTCCCCCGGCCCGCCTCCTCACCGCCAGCCCCGCCCTACATATACCGAGGCCCCGCCCCTGGCCCGCGGAGCGACCCAGCCAGTGGACTCCTGCCTGTAGTTAATGCACCACACGGACTTCGGGAGCGGACCTAGAGTCGGAGCCCCAAACGCTGGGACAGGACCCCAGGCAGGAGTGGTTCGTGCGGCCCGTCACCGGACCGGAGATCCCAAGGGTCTTCTCGGGGGCGCTGTCCATGGGCTCCGCCTAGCCCTGCGGGAGAGATTGCGGGCCGCGCCGGGGTTAACGCGAGCCAATCCTGGGCTGCGCGGTACGTAACGGATTATTTGCATAGCGCTCTTCCGGGTACGCACCCAGCGGCGGGGTCTGGGGCTGTCTGAGGCCAATGGCGTGCGTCTATGCAAATGAGGGCGGAGACGGAGAAAGCGTAGCGGGTAAAGGACTTGGCCGCTCTGGGAGCCGCCTCCCAGTGAGTCCGCCCACCGTCCCACCTCCAATCATgtccccctgctgtgtccacagtccGCCCGCCGACCATCCCCGCCACGCGCGGGTCACGACTCTCCCCGCAGGACCCGCACACCGGCCCGGGGACGCCGCAGCGGCGCCGCCCCCAAGCCGATGCCCACCCGAGAGCACCCCCAGACCCAAGGCTCCCGGGGGAACCTGCAGACCCGTCCGCCTGGCCCTGGTCCTCCGGTGAGTCTAAAAGGGAGGAGGGTTCCCAGGCCGAGCCCAGGCATAGGATTCATTTCCCCCTGTTTAAGGGATGCCGGCTAACCTTCGTTAACTCCAAATCATGATTCCTGCGCCTTCTGCAGCGGTTGGTGTCTAGAGGCCTCAAACCCAGCGCTCCCCCAACTGTGTACCAGCCCCATCCCGGAGCCCACAGGACAAAGCCCAAGAAGATTGTATTTGAGGATGAACTCCCCTCCCGGGCCCTCCTGGGCACCAAGAAGTCTACTAGAGCCGTCTGCGAGAAACATATGCCTAGGCCCCACCCCGTGCCTGACTATGAGCTGTGAGTGGTTCCTAATTTCTTGGAACAGGGAAGGGGCACTGAGGCTGGGGCTGTGACAAGTGAATAAgagtttggtggtttagtcgccaagtcgtgtctaactcttaggaccccatggactgtagcctgccaggctcctctgtccatgggattctccaggcaagaatattggagtgggttgccatttccttctccaggggattttcctgacccagaaatcaaacctgggtctcctgcagattctttaccaactgagctacaagggaaaagTAAGAGTTTACCAAATAGTAAAAAGAGAAGGGCATTTGGGGCAAGGTGCCCAACAGAGaccaagaaaaaaagcaaattacaCTGATTGTGGAAAAGAGTTCTTTCCACTCATACTCTGACCCCCTTTCAACCTGGTAGTAAGTACCCACCAGTGAGCACTGCGAAGGATCGGAGCCGCTATGCTGCAGTGTTTCAGGACCAGTACCCAGAGTTCTTGGAGCTCCAGCAGGAGGTGGGCTCTGCACAGGCAAAGCTCCAGCAGCTGGAGGCCCTGCTGAACTCACTGCCCAGACCCCGAAGCCAGGTCAGCACCAGGTGGAAACCCTCATCCCACATCCCTTGCAAGTGGCCTAAGCCTGGCCTCTGGAAGCCCAGTGGGTTCAGATCTCTgggcctcttcctcctccaggctggGTGGGCACCACATCACATGGGCCAAGGTCAGCCCTTGACAAGGTCCCCCTTGTCTGAACCTGTTTCCCCATCCCTCCTTGGGTCCTGTGCTCCCTGAGCACCCGCTTCCTTCTCCCCTGGCAGAAGGAGGCCCATGTCACTGCCCGTGTCTGGAGGGAATTTGAGAAGAAGCAGATGGTGAGTCATGCCTCTTGAGTCCTACAGCCTGGCCTTTGCACCCACCCTCCACATACTCACACTCCCATGAGGCTGGGCACTTGTGCCCAGTTTCATGTGTGTCCCGAGCGTGGCTGTCTTTCGGGGGGGTCGAGGCGGAAGGGAGAGGCGTGCCCGTTCCCCTCGTCGCGGAGGCCTCGGCGGATGAGGCCTTGCAGGGGGCGGGAAAGAaaactaaggttcagagaggaaaaaatgaaagctcAAGCAGCTTGAGAGGCATAGGCCAGACTGCCACAAAGATTTCCCCGGATCTCGCCCTGCTCAGGACCCCAGCTTCTTGGACAAGCAGGCTCGCTGCCATTACCTGAAGGGCAAACTAAGGCACCTCAAGACACAGATCCAGAAATTCGACGACCAAGGAGACAGCGAGGGCTCTGTGTACTTCTGAGTGTCCTGGCAAACAGAGGGAACCATCGAAGTGGCGGGCCCTACCCtgcccttccttctcttccctcctgatCTTTGCTGTTACTGTTGCCTTGCCTGGGGTAGCCATGCCTGATTTTAAATGCCTTCGCCTTTGAGGCCTAGATCTGATGGCCCCTTCCAGCAAGGCTTCCCAGAACCTCCTGCAGGACCTCCATGGAGACCTCACATCCGAGTCCATCCCCTGGAAGTGGGTCCTGCTCTCCATTCCAGtggaataaacatttattaaatacctaCTGCCGCTTAAAACTCCTGATTTCACTCATTACCAAAAAACTGTTCTTCCATtctcccaagggaaaaaaaaattaaggctcTGAGAAAGGGACTTGGCCAGGATCTCTGGGTAGACTGTGAACCCCAGTCTGTCCAGGGGGCTCCCTGTCCTCCAAGAGTCTCAAATGGCCTCCAAGAGTCTCCAAGAGGAAGAAGCTGAGGGGtcaaccactagtgccacctcctCAGCCAGGAGGGCCCCCTAATGTCCACCCCGTGCCAGGCTCAGGGTAGCATGGATGGAGTACAGGTAGGTCCAGGCTCCATGTGAAGGCCAATGATGGTAGCCCAGGAGCTTTCTTTGAGCCTTGACCTCCCAGAGGACAGGGGCAGTTAGGCAGGCTGCACGCAAGGAAGGCAGTGCCAGCCACTGGGTCACAGAGAGGCCTCAGCCCCAGGATCAGTCCTCAAGGAACACATGGCCTCAGGAATTCCTGAGAGCCCAATGTGATAGCGCAAGGAGACGGGGCTGGACCCCGATGGGTGTCCTGACAACCAGGGAGGCTCAAGATGTCTTCTTCCTGCAGAAGAGGGTTGGGTGTTGTAGAAGCTCAACAATCTGGCCTGGACAAGCATCCACGTCTCTGACCGACGGGAAGCAGGACGGACACCATGGTCTTGGTCAGTCCACAGATGTCCTGTGAATCTGAGAAACAGCACATTGCTGTCCAGCCCAGCTGGAGTGGACATTCGCTTATGCGCAGGACCTCTCAGAAAACACCTACCCAGGGCAGAAACCAGCCCAGCTGCCAGTGGGAGAGCTTCGTCCCATTCCAACTTCAGTCCCCTTCTGGAACAGGGCACACCCAAGAAACCTTCATTCATTCGTTTCCATCTTCCCAGATGTCCTCTGAGATGGACATGGGGGAGACTAGGGTTCCAATGGGGAACATTTTGAAGGCCTGAGGCTGCTTTATGGCTAAGCCCTAGCCCAACCTACAAGGTGAGACCCAGGTTCTTCCCTGTTTTCAAAGGAGCATGTTTGATAAGTCTGTCTTCACTTGACAAGCCTTCAGTCAGGGCCAAGAGGtgccacccaccaccaccatctgggCCCTTTCTACCCACCCCCTAGAGCCACAATCCTGGCGTAAATTCCACAGATGCCTTTCCCACTACAGAACTGGGCCGCAACCTTCTGAGGCCAGGATGGCAAGCCCCCTGGTGCCCTGCATCACCGCATGTCACCTCAATTAAGTCTGCATTTCAAGGCCTGACCTTAGAGGTCTCCATCTTCTAAATGCCAATTTCTAGAAgtttttttaattacatgtaacaaaaaaaatttaaactggcTCAGGCAGAAAAGGGGAAGTCTGGGCTCATGGAATGGAAACACCCAAGGGTTTCAGATATGGCTTGATCCAGGGGCTCCAAAGGTATCCTGCGAAATTGGTCTCCTCCTTGGCTCTGCTTTATCCTAATTTCCAATCCTGCCATTGAATCTCACTGGCCAGCTCTGGGCCACATTCCCTCCCTAAACCAGTCGCTGTGGCCAGCTAAATGGAGGGCTCTATCTGGGCTGAGATCAAGTGACAGAACTCACCCCAAACGTTTCTCCCAAGGACACTGGGGCCCAGACACCATGATTAAGGGTTGACCAAAGAaaatgaagggacttccctgccagtccagtggttaggcctcGGCATGGTCGGGGAACTAACAGCTCATAAGCCATGTGGTGCAgctaaaaaagggaaaacaataaGGTACTTAGTCCAGGGTTTGTGTGAATGTTGTGAGGCTCAATTTCATAGGCCAGAATCTAAATTCAAATCTGAGCCATCTGCTCAGCCCAACTCCTACAAACCCATTGGCTGACCTCTGGCCTCCCCCTCCAGCCTGTTTCCGCACAAAACTATCCCacacaaacaaattttaaaaaaccagccAAGTAGGGCTGTTGTTAGGTTGTAGGTGTTCCAGCTGGGCTGGGAGTGGGTCCCCATGGTGGGTGCCTTCTGTGTCACCCCTCCCCCCACTAAGATGATGGAGACTGTGCAGGTAGGAAACGTCTTTATTATTGGCCTTGATTCATCCATCATGTAGTGTCCAACGTGAATTACGTGTCCAGAGGATCAGTCTGGCACTCATCACCCCTGCCTGGCTGCAGCTGCCCCTCCAGTCCAGACGCCAGGACTTTGTCCATCACACCAGAGAAGCCACACCCCGACTAGTTCATTCTTGGGGTACCAAGGGACAAGGCTGTCCTGGGATTGGACCCTCTGTCTCGCCCCTCATCTTCATCAGGGTTTCTGGGGAAGATCTGACTGGAGTCTAGACAAATCAGTCTCTTTTTGGTTTCATGatcatttagaaaacagaaaagacaaacaTTTCACAGTCTTTAAAAAATAGGAGTCTGAGGAGGgaagccagggtcctctgtccaggggaggcCGCCCCCCGGCCCACCACCAGAGGCCTGAGCATCCGTGTCCCTTGAGGTCTGCAGACCTGGCCCTGTCTGGTCACTGGCCTGAGCCGTAGGGCCAGTTGAAGGTACTTCCTGACAGCAGCATGTCTCGGATCAGCGTCTCGATGGGCGTCTTGCCCACCAGGCGCATGAAGAACAGCTGGGAGATGAGGGAGGCCGGGACGGCACGCAAGGCAGGGAGCCGCAGCAGCAGGCGCCCAAAGCGCTGGGGCTGCGATGGGTACTGGGCCCGCACATACTCGGTGAGGGCCACCTGCGCCTTCTCCTGCAGGCTCTCCACATGCGCTGGGTCTGAGAGGCCACAGGCATCTGAGGGACGAGGGCAAGGTCAGAAGAAGTGGCAGGAGGACACAGGACCCCAGGGCTGACCGGGGCTGGGGGATACCACTCAGGGCTGTTGGTACAGAGGAGGGCACTCAAGGGATGGGAGATGGGGCCTAGGGCACAAATGGGGGTGTCTAATATCTAAGGCAGTGTTGGTCCCCAAGGGATATTAAGGTGGCCTCATCTGATGATGACACAGAGTGCAGGTAGTGATGTCTCAAGGGTGGAAGGGCCCTGACTAAGGCATTTAACAGGGAGACAAGTCCTAATCAAGCTTGAGGaggaaggaattccctggtggtctggtggttaagactgcacttccactgcaggggctgcGGGTTCAgcctctggttggggaagttctgCATGCCAGGAGGTGAGGCTGAAAACAACCCTTAAACAAGCAGCTCAAGGGGAAGAGGGGGCTGGCAAGGGGACTTGGGAAGAAAAGCAACGCCTAGAGAGGGTATTCAGACACACTAAATAGACCCGCCTTGTGAGTGAAGGTGACAGGTAAGAGCCCTATGAATGTCAGGGCAGAGAAAATGTCCTGGGTAAGTAAAGTGGGGCAAAGCCATATTATTGGATAAAAGCCACCTCCCAGAGTAGCCTGGGTCTGGCTCCCGCATCCTTGGTCCCAGGAGACACGTAGTGGGACCTCCGTGCAAAGTGCAGAGTCGGCTATGCCACCACTCCCACCACAAGAAAGCAGGGCTTTGGAGGCAGGAGAGTTACTGAAGACTAGGAAGGAACTAAGCTGCCTCCGCCCCTAGGTGGGAGGGGCTTCAAGCCACACCCCCTACCCGATCCAGCTCCGCTGCGGGTGGCCCCTGGAGGccctgggggggagggggggagggggcaggctggGAGCCCGGGGTCAGTGGTCTAGGGTCCTAGGAATTAGGGAGCGAAGGGCCCAGGAGAGCCCAGAACCAGGTGTCAGAGCAACCCTGCCTTTCATAAGTGGAAGGCAGTCCTCCTTAAGTGGTCAGTAACAAGAGCAGCATCCTGATTTGGCAGATGAGGGTCACAGCGTTTAGGGAGAACAGAAATCACTAAGTGACGGACAGAGCCAAGTGGGCAGGCCTCCCCTCCCGCGGGCCCCCACCTGTCATTCTGCCCACTGAGCACGATGAACACCTGGATGAGGGCGTGAAGGGTTGGGGGGGGCGCTCTCAGGGAGCCTGAGAATCAAGGGGGTAGGCTGCGGGGCCTTAAGACATGGAGCCGTGGGGGATCAAAGTTCTTAGGAAGGCCTGGGATCAGGGAGAGGGGCCATCACGGTGTCAGACCGCCTGCATCGCCTCCTCCACTGTCCCCCAACAGCGCTAAAGGCGCATGCAGGGACGCAAGTCTGGCTAGCTGTAGATCAGCAAGTGGAGGACTACGGGGGTCAGGGTCAGGAGCTaggtctctcccctcccccacccagaccCTCCCAAGGCCAGAGCCCCCCCAGGGCGTCTCACCAGGTGTGAAGAGCGCGATGGCCTTGAGGCAGCCATACTCCGCGGAGTCGACCTGCAAACGGCCCAGTTTGTCCACCTGTTCCTGGAAGGCGCGCACCTGGTCCATGAAGGCCACGGCACGCTCGGCGGCCATGGGCGCGGCATGCAGACCGGCGGCGGCCAGCAGCGGCGCCGTGTGCAGGGGCAGCGCTGCCTGCGCCGCGTTCAGCACGAAGAGCTCGCTCCAGCTGAGGCGCAGCAGCGCCACCTGGTCGGCCACCGGCAGCTCGGGGAAGAAGGGCGCGTGGCGCGCCCACTCCACTGTGCTGAAGAGCAGCCGCGCCGCCAGCTCGCACACATTGTCGATGCCCAGCACCGCGCCCGCCGCGCCGCTCCCGGCTCCGAAAGCGCCCGCGGCTCCTGCACCGAAGCGCC encodes:
- the NR2F6 gene encoding nuclear receptor subfamily 2 group F member 6, which produces MAMVTGGWGGPGGGGDTNGVDKTGGYPRAAEEDSASPPGAASDAEPGDEERPGLQVDCVVCGDKSSGKHYGVFTCEGCKSFFKRSIRRNLSYTCRSNRDCQIDQHHRNQCQYCRLKKCFRVGMRKEAVQRGRIPHSLPGTVAASSGSPPGSALAVAGGDLFPGQPVSELIAQLLRAEPYPAAAGRFGAGAAGAFGAGSGAAGAVLGIDNVCELAARLLFSTVEWARHAPFFPELPVADQVALLRLSWSELFVLNAAQAALPLHTAPLLAAAGLHAAPMAAERAVAFMDQVRAFQEQVDKLGRLQVDSAEYGCLKAIALFTPDACGLSDPAHVESLQEKAQVALTEYVRAQYPSQPQRFGRLLLRLPALRAVPASLISQLFFMRLVGKTPIETLIRDMLLSGSTFNWPYGSGQ
- the OCEL1 gene encoding occludin/ELL domain-containing protein 1; the encoded protein is MPTREHPQTQGSRGNLQTRPPGPGPPRLVSRGLKPSAPPTVYQPHPGAHRTKPKKIVFEDELPSRALLGTKKSTRAVCEKHMPRPHPVPDYELKYPPVSTAKDRSRYAAVFQDQYPEFLELQQEVGSAQAKLQQLEALLNSLPRPRSQKEAHVTARVWREFEKKQMDPSFLDKQARCHYLKGKLRHLKTQIQKFDDQGDSEGSVYF